One region of Salinibacterium sp. TMP30 genomic DNA includes:
- a CDS encoding response regulator transcription factor: MTRILIVEDESSLSEPLAFLLEREGYETAIAEDGPAGLAEFDRNGADLLLLDLMLPGLAGTEVCREIRTRSSVPIIMLTAKDSEVDIVVGLELGADDYMTKPYSTRELLARIRAVLRRRTEDVDEHESILEAGGVRMDVERHTVTVDGVDVSMPLKEFELLELLLRNSGRVLTRGQLIDRVWGADYFGDTKTLDVHIKRIRSKIEKTPSQPKMLVTVRGLGYRFED; the protein is encoded by the coding sequence ATGACCCGAATTCTGATTGTCGAAGATGAGTCATCGCTCAGCGAACCCCTTGCATTCCTGTTGGAGCGTGAAGGCTACGAGACGGCAATTGCCGAAGACGGGCCTGCAGGCCTCGCCGAGTTCGATCGCAATGGTGCCGACCTGCTCCTGCTTGACCTTATGCTTCCTGGTCTCGCAGGCACCGAAGTGTGCCGAGAAATCCGCACCCGCTCCAGCGTTCCCATCATCATGCTCACGGCAAAAGACAGCGAAGTGGACATTGTGGTCGGCCTGGAGTTGGGGGCAGACGACTACATGACGAAGCCGTATTCCACTCGCGAGCTCCTGGCTCGCATCCGTGCGGTTCTGCGTCGTCGCACCGAAGATGTCGACGAGCATGAGTCGATCCTAGAGGCCGGGGGAGTTCGCATGGATGTGGAACGCCACACGGTGACGGTCGATGGCGTCGATGTGAGCATGCCGCTGAAGGAGTTCGAACTTCTTGAGCTGTTGTTGCGCAATAGCGGACGGGTACTCACTCGTGGTCAGCTCATCGATAGGGTGTGGGGCGCCGATTACTTCGGTGATACTAAAACGCTCGATGTTCATATCAAGCGCATCCGTTCGAAGATCGAAAAGACGCCGTCGCAGCCGAAGATGTTGGTTACCGTGCGTGGGCTCGGCTACCGCTTCGAAGACTGA
- a CDS encoding ATP-binding protein, whose product MDSAWLVPAALAFGVILGAGMSFIIYAAAQRGQRAAHVVSSAVPDGVDQVIDALESAGIVLDPSNNIMKASHAALTYGLVWNHALVHPELVEFVDQVRRTGEPIAQEVHLSRGPFGDANIFLFVRVARLGTRYVLLLAEDRTESYRLDSVRRDFVANISHELKTPIGAVGLLAEALVSASDEPEQVTRFAKRLTKESQRLARITQEIIELSRLQSADGLAEAEPVDIDHVVSIAIDHNRVVADLNRVSLVSGGESGVEVFGDETLLVLAIDNLISNAVQYSPENTRVGIGVRQRAGAIEISVTDQGVGIPEDELDRVFERFYRSDPARSRHTGGSGLGLSIAKHVVQNHGGDIRVWSQLGKGSTFTIRLPEIDHAVAHSLGEK is encoded by the coding sequence ATGGACTCTGCGTGGCTCGTGCCAGCCGCCCTCGCCTTTGGCGTCATTCTCGGTGCTGGTATGTCCTTCATCATTTATGCTGCCGCGCAGCGCGGTCAGCGGGCAGCCCACGTGGTCTCGTCTGCGGTGCCGGATGGCGTCGATCAGGTCATAGATGCTTTGGAATCCGCCGGCATTGTGCTCGACCCTTCGAACAACATCATGAAGGCCTCGCACGCCGCCCTCACCTACGGACTCGTGTGGAACCATGCGCTCGTGCATCCAGAGCTGGTGGAATTTGTTGATCAGGTTCGGCGCACCGGCGAACCGATCGCCCAAGAAGTGCACTTGTCGCGTGGTCCCTTTGGAGACGCGAACATTTTTCTTTTTGTTCGTGTTGCTCGGCTTGGCACGCGATATGTTCTGCTGTTAGCCGAAGACCGCACCGAGTCGTATCGCCTCGATAGCGTGCGTCGTGACTTCGTCGCGAACATCAGCCACGAACTTAAAACCCCCATTGGCGCTGTGGGTTTGCTCGCCGAAGCGCTGGTTAGTGCATCAGATGAGCCGGAACAGGTCACTCGCTTCGCCAAGCGCCTCACGAAGGAGTCTCAGCGGCTTGCACGCATCACGCAGGAGATCATCGAACTCTCGCGGTTGCAGTCCGCAGACGGGCTTGCAGAGGCAGAACCTGTGGACATCGATCATGTGGTCTCGATCGCGATCGATCACAACCGCGTAGTCGCCGACCTCAACCGAGTCAGCCTCGTGAGCGGGGGAGAGAGCGGCGTTGAAGTCTTTGGTGACGAAACCCTGCTTGTGCTTGCTATCGACAACCTCATCTCCAACGCCGTGCAATACTCGCCCGAAAACACGCGAGTCGGCATCGGGGTGCGTCAAAGGGCGGGGGCCATCGAGATCTCGGTCACCGATCAGGGAGTCGGTATTCCCGAAGACGAGCTGGACCGAGTGTTCGAGCGCTTCTACCGCAGCGATCCGGCACGGAGCAGGCACACGGGCGGCAGCGGCCTCGGTCTCAGTATCGCCAAACACGTCGTGCAAAACCACGGTGGAGACATCCGCGTGTGGTCGCAACTCGGCAAAGGCTCAACCTTCACCATCCGATTGCCAGAAATCGATCACGCCGTAGCCCACTCACTAGGAGAGAAATAA
- the phoU gene encoding phosphate signaling complex protein PhoU has product MREVFQQELREVQDRLVEIASLVAVSIENATQAFNESDVSLAETVIADDDEIDVAAAELDELAINILARQQPVARDLRIVVSALRISASLERMGDMAEHIAQLARYRFPDKVVPKSLRGTFAELGALDVAVAKKLVELLKHEDVRIAEEIRNDDDKIDALHLSVFDKVLGETWKGAAVDTVDATLASRYHERFADHAVSIAKKVQYLATGDWVPTDA; this is encoded by the coding sequence GTGCGCGAAGTATTCCAACAGGAACTGCGCGAGGTGCAAGACCGCCTCGTCGAAATTGCCAGCCTTGTGGCGGTCTCAATTGAGAACGCAACACAAGCATTTAATGAGTCAGATGTGTCGCTCGCCGAAACGGTGATCGCCGACGATGACGAAATTGATGTTGCTGCAGCAGAACTCGACGAGCTGGCGATTAATATCCTCGCTCGTCAACAACCAGTCGCTCGAGACTTGCGAATTGTGGTGAGCGCTCTGCGCATCAGCGCGTCACTCGAGCGCATGGGCGACATGGCTGAGCACATCGCTCAGCTTGCTCGTTACCGGTTCCCCGACAAGGTGGTGCCCAAGTCATTGCGCGGCACTTTCGCCGAACTCGGTGCTCTTGACGTGGCTGTAGCCAAGAAGCTCGTTGAACTGCTCAAGCATGAAGACGTTCGCATCGCGGAAGAGATTCGCAATGACGACGACAAGATTGACGCACTCCACTTGAGCGTGTTCGACAAGGTGCTCGGTGAGACCTGGAAGGGCGCCGCGGTAGACACCGTGGATGCCACCCTAGCGTCGCGGTACCACGAGCGTTTCGCAGACCACGCGGTCTCGATCGCCAAGAAGGTTCAGTACTTGGCTACCGGCGACTGGGTTCCAACAGACGCCTAA
- a CDS encoding phosphoglyceromutase yields the protein MTHTLILLRHGNSEWNKKNLFTGWVDVGLTDQGRTEATRAGELIAAFEKQPDVQYTSLLKRAIHTANIALQVADLDWLPVKRSWRLNERHYGALQGKDKAQTLEEFGEEKFMTWRRSFDVPPPPLDDYAEYSQVHDPRYVGIDGEIPRTESLKLVIDRMLPYWESDITKDLAAGKTVLVTAHGNSLRALVKHLDGISDDDIASLNIPTGIPLIYELDENFMPIKPGYYLDPEAAEAGAAAVASQGKK from the coding sequence ATGACTCACACCCTGATTTTGTTGCGCCACGGCAACTCCGAATGGAACAAGAAGAACCTCTTCACCGGATGGGTGGATGTTGGACTCACCGATCAAGGCCGCACTGAAGCGACGCGCGCCGGCGAACTCATTGCCGCTTTCGAAAAACAGCCTGACGTGCAGTACACCTCGCTGCTGAAGCGTGCGATCCACACCGCAAACATCGCGCTTCAGGTTGCCGACCTCGACTGGTTGCCCGTCAAGCGCTCCTGGCGTCTCAACGAACGTCACTACGGTGCGCTTCAGGGCAAGGACAAGGCTCAGACTCTTGAAGAGTTTGGCGAAGAGAAGTTCATGACCTGGCGCCGCAGCTTCGATGTGCCCCCGCCCCCGCTCGATGACTACGCCGAATACAGCCAGGTGCACGACCCCCGCTACGTCGGAATCGACGGCGAAATTCCTCGCACCGAAAGCCTCAAGCTCGTGATCGATCGCATGCTGCCCTACTGGGAATCCGATATCACTAAGGATCTCGCGGCAGGCAAAACCGTACTGGTCACCGCCCACGGTAACTCGTTGCGCGCGCTCGTAAAGCACCTCGATGGCATCTCAGATGACGACATTGCGAGCCTCAACATCCCGACCGGAATTCCGCTGATTTACGAACTCGACGAAAACTTTATGCCCATCAAGCCGGGCTACTACCTCGACCCCGAGGCGGCAGAAGCGGGAGCCGCAGCGGTGGCATCGCAGGGCAAAAAATAG
- a CDS encoding glycine cleavage T C-terminal barrel domain-containing protein: protein MSNSTFTSRAGAVGDPPEHYGNPFGEQRALADGKSVVELADRAVITITGPDRLTWLDSLTSQSLRGLAAGESSETLLLTPNGRIEHAMRVIDDAETTWLLIDGSEREALAKWLDRMRFTLRVEIADRTDDFLTIGSFGDVALPVAVSNGVELVWSDSWATVAQGGHQYSRAEHHPAASWNYRESLVAPDADLSELSASGSLAFEALRIAAWRPRFSSEVDDRTIPHELDWMRSAVHLNKGCYRGQETVAKVHNLGHPPRRLVMLHLDGSEGALPEAGAEVTLGEKVVGTVTAAARHFELGPIALAMIKRGVDAAETLAVASDVGEISAAQEVIVPTDAGAEANVPRLPRLGAVKR from the coding sequence GTGTCGAATAGCACTTTCACTTCGCGGGCCGGTGCTGTGGGAGATCCACCCGAGCACTACGGCAACCCTTTTGGCGAACAGCGCGCGCTAGCCGACGGAAAGTCAGTGGTCGAGCTGGCTGATCGCGCCGTGATTACGATCACCGGCCCCGACAGGCTCACCTGGCTTGACTCGCTGACCTCACAATCGCTCAGAGGCTTAGCCGCTGGTGAAAGCTCAGAGACCCTACTGCTCACCCCCAACGGGCGAATCGAGCATGCGATGCGGGTCATTGATGATGCCGAAACCACGTGGTTGCTCATCGATGGTTCCGAACGTGAAGCGCTAGCGAAGTGGCTCGACCGCATGCGGTTCACGCTTCGCGTCGAGATTGCTGATCGCACTGACGATTTTCTGACTATCGGCAGTTTCGGCGACGTCGCTCTTCCCGTCGCGGTCTCGAATGGTGTTGAACTGGTGTGGAGCGACTCGTGGGCTACGGTTGCCCAGGGCGGCCACCAATACTCCCGAGCAGAACACCATCCCGCCGCGAGTTGGAACTACCGCGAATCGCTCGTCGCACCAGACGCCGACCTCAGTGAGCTCTCTGCTTCCGGTTCCCTCGCCTTCGAGGCCCTGCGCATCGCCGCGTGGCGACCACGGTTCAGCTCTGAAGTCGACGACCGCACCATCCCCCACGAACTCGACTGGATGCGCTCCGCAGTACATCTCAACAAGGGGTGCTACCGCGGGCAAGAAACCGTCGCCAAAGTGCACAACCTCGGGCACCCGCCGCGTCGACTCGTCATGTTGCACCTTGATGGCTCAGAAGGCGCCCTGCCAGAAGCGGGTGCCGAGGTCACGCTCGGCGAGAAAGTTGTCGGAACCGTCACCGCCGCCGCCCGCCACTTCGAACTTGGGCCCATCGCGCTCGCAATGATCAAGCGTGGGGTGGATGCGGCAGAGACTTTGGCTGTTGCCTCCGACGTCGGCGAAATTTCGGCTGCGCAAGAAGTGATCGTGCCCACAGACGCCGGAGCGGAAGCCAACGTGCCTCGCCTTCCGCGACTCGGGGCCGTCAAGCGCTAG
- a CDS encoding FABP family protein, with the protein MIELDTSGPAELAPLSWLIGLWEGTGVVDYTIGEESRSIEFGQRISFTHDSLPHLNYSSYTWLLDEKQTPHVAETGYWRLRRPATDGDPGPGLLPAVGPKPFTTVNEVETLRTPTGGFEIEVSIMHPGGISEIYIGEVAGPRIDLATDAVMRTESAKEYTAATRMYGLVDAHLLWAWDIAALGQDLRTHASGRLARVE; encoded by the coding sequence GTGATCGAGCTAGACACATCCGGCCCCGCCGAACTTGCCCCACTCTCCTGGCTTATTGGTCTGTGGGAGGGCACTGGTGTTGTTGATTACACAATTGGTGAAGAATCGCGCAGTATCGAATTCGGTCAGCGCATCAGCTTTACGCACGACAGTCTCCCTCACCTCAACTACAGCTCGTACACGTGGTTGCTCGATGAGAAGCAGACTCCGCACGTAGCCGAAACGGGCTATTGGCGGCTACGTCGCCCGGCAACTGACGGCGACCCTGGTCCCGGGTTACTGCCCGCGGTGGGCCCGAAACCGTTTACGACGGTAAATGAGGTTGAAACGCTGCGCACGCCTACCGGCGGATTCGAGATCGAAGTGTCGATTATGCATCCGGGTGGTATCAGCGAAATCTATATTGGCGAGGTCGCTGGCCCCCGGATTGATCTTGCGACAGACGCAGTGATGCGCACCGAAAGCGCCAAAGAATACACAGCGGCAACGCGAATGTACGGTCTTGTGGATGCTCACCTCCTATGGGCATGGGACATTGCCGCTCTCGGCCAAGATCTTCGCACTCACGCATCAGGAAGGCTCGCTCGTGTCGAATAG
- a CDS encoding response regulator transcription factor codes for MAHILMLSSAPDAEPLPALGLLSHTVEVVVAAPATLVVAPTTDVIIVDATTNLAAAKGLCNVLHSGGISCPLFVVVTDGGLSAVNHQWHIDDLFVVGAGPAEVDARIRLAIARREGDSSASKIRASGIVIDEASYSAKAKDRSLDLTFKEFELLRFLASHPSHVFTREQLLSEVWGYDYFGGTRTVDVHVRRLRAKLGELESLIGTVRNVGYCFNITEEAEKSVVSAEPGLAASSAADVPNDSADAEQRSVAV; via the coding sequence ATGGCACACATCTTGATGCTTAGCTCTGCGCCCGACGCTGAACCACTACCCGCCCTGGGTTTGCTCAGCCACACGGTCGAAGTCGTCGTCGCCGCGCCCGCAACACTCGTCGTTGCACCCACCACTGACGTGATCATTGTCGATGCGACCACCAATCTTGCTGCTGCCAAAGGGCTCTGCAACGTGCTCCACTCCGGGGGCATTTCGTGCCCGCTCTTTGTCGTGGTAACCGACGGCGGCCTCTCCGCCGTCAACCACCAGTGGCACATCGACGATCTCTTCGTGGTTGGGGCCGGACCAGCCGAGGTGGATGCCCGCATCCGTCTGGCCATCGCGCGCCGCGAGGGTGACAGTTCGGCATCCAAGATTCGGGCATCCGGAATCGTCATTGACGAGGCCAGCTACTCAGCTAAGGCCAAAGACCGCTCACTCGACCTCACCTTCAAAGAGTTTGAGCTGCTGCGTTTTCTTGCCTCACACCCCTCGCACGTGTTCACCCGCGAACAGTTGCTCAGCGAAGTGTGGGGCTACGACTACTTCGGTGGCACGCGCACGGTCGACGTTCACGTTCGTCGCTTGCGCGCAAAGCTTGGTGAGCTTGAGTCCCTCATCGGCACCGTGCGCAACGTCGGGTATTGCTTCAATATCACCGAAGAGGCAGAAAAATCGGTGGTTTCGGCGGAGCCCGGTTTGGCAGCAAGTTCGGCTGCTGACGTGCCGAACGACAGCGCGGATGCCGAACAGCGTTCCGTGGCCGTATAA